The Roseococcus microcysteis genome contains a region encoding:
- a CDS encoding TetR family transcriptional regulator, protein MTSTSAPDVNDPALQAFWRVLAGGGWSALTMRAVAAEAGITLAELRARFASPLEMLRAHAAAVDAAVIEGTMEDDTSTARDRLFDVLMRRLDFLQPHRAGVVRLMRDLPRDPFLALWLATEQPRTMRWMLEAAGLEATGPKGALRAHGLGVIWLATLRAWEKDESEDLSATMAALDRALDQADKAARSLGLGREEGGPHGTHTDHETPETGSEGGVEGGPGIDPEPDAPAGTQPG, encoded by the coding sequence ATGACCAGCACCAGCGCCCCCGATGTGAACGACCCCGCCCTCCAGGCCTTCTGGCGCGTCCTCGCCGGCGGGGGATGGTCCGCGCTGACCATGCGCGCCGTGGCGGCGGAGGCGGGCATCACCCTCGCCGAACTGCGCGCGCGCTTCGCCTCGCCGCTGGAGATGCTGCGCGCCCATGCGGCAGCGGTGGATGCGGCCGTGATCGAGGGCACGATGGAGGACGACACCTCCACCGCCCGCGACCGGCTGTTCGACGTGCTGATGCGCCGGCTGGATTTCCTGCAACCCCACCGCGCCGGCGTCGTTCGCCTCATGCGCGACCTGCCGCGGGACCCATTCCTGGCGCTCTGGCTCGCCACCGAGCAGCCGCGCACCATGCGCTGGATGCTGGAGGCGGCGGGGCTGGAAGCGACGGGGCCCAAGGGCGCGCTGCGGGCCCATGGCCTGGGCGTGATCTGGCTGGCCACGCTGCGGGCCTGGGAGAAGGATGAGAGCGAGGACCTCTCGGCCACCATGGCCGCGCTGGACCGCGCATTGGATCAGGCCGACAAGGCGGCACGCAGCCTCGGCCTTGGGCGCGAGGAGGGAGGGCCGCATGGCACGCACACCGACCACGAGACCCCCGAAACCGGCTCCGAAGGTGGTGTTGAAGGTGGCCCAGGAATTGACCCCGAGCCCGACGCCCCCGCCGGAACCCAGCCCGGCTGA